The Malus sylvestris chromosome 12, drMalSylv7.2, whole genome shotgun sequence genome contains a region encoding:
- the LOC126593560 gene encoding uncharacterized protein LOC126593560 — translation MMASSTSPNCLFHFSSLSSSSSVSNSTTTTHLPLSSSHSIFNGCGALSLTKSSSSSRISAKFDKFQGGTPQEILQDATPPPSLEALEEEDGEQEDDDSCLPSDLEGAVRQSGVASADFVSSGGMRAIVELLIPQLQFLDEEGAQAELWELSRVFLDTLIEETGGQRVKAVFPDAGAAALLKYRWKDAAFGFASLSDRKPITSEDEIVVMVVPDYQMLGYVEKLAATLSDDPPRPLIMWNPRLISEDVGVGFNVRQLRQYFLRTFTTVYSMRPMESGAVFRCYPGLWKVFYDDKDRPNRYLLAKELIQRPDAEELEMIFGNVDESSEKGQSLFDQAAGMFSSLNRFMRVISR, via the exons ATGATGGCTTCCTCCACATCCCCAAACTGCTTGTTTCACTTCAGctccctctcttcttcttcttcagtatCCAACTCAACCACCACCACACATTTGCCCTTATCTTCTTCTCACTCTATCTTCAATGGCTGCGGTGCACTTTCCCTCACCaaatcttcttcctcttcaagaATATCTGCCAAGTTTGATAAGTTCCAAGGTGGAACTCCCCAGGAAATTCTTCAAGATGCCACACCACCACCATCTCTAGAAGctcttgaggaagaagatggtgAGCAGGAAGATGATGACAG CTGCTTGCCTTCTGACTTGGAGGGTGCAGTGCGTCAATCAGGTGTAGCAAGTGCAGATTTTGTGTCTTCAGGAGGAATGAGAGCCATA GTTGAGCTTTTGATCCCTCAGCTGCAATTTCTAGACGAAGAAGGTGCACAAGCTGAGCTCTGGGAATTGTCCAGGGTTTTCTTAGATACGCTGATCGAAGAAACCGGCGGTCAG AGAGTTAAAGCTGTGTTTCCTGATGCTGGTGCGGCAGCGCTTCTAAAATACCGTTGGAAAGATGCTGCTTTTGGATTCGCcag CTTAAGTGACCGAAAGCCTATAACGAGTGAAGATGAGATTGTGGTTATGGTTGTTCCTGATTACCAGATGTTGGGATACGTCGAGAAACTTGCAGCTACTCTCTCAGATGACCCG CCAAGGCCTCTCATCATGTGGAACCCCCGTCTCATCAGCGAGGATGTAGGAGTTGGATTCAATGTTCGACAGTTAAGGCAGTACTTTCTCAG AACTTTTACGACGGTCTACTCAATGAGGCCAATGGAATCTGGTGCTGTATTTAGGTGTTATCCAGG GCTATGGAAGGTGTTCTACGATGACAAGGATAGACCGAACAGATACCTGCTCGCGAAAGAGCTCATTCAGCGCCCCGATGCTGAAGAACTTGAG ATGATATTCGGAAATGTAGATGAGAGCTCAGAGAAGGGCCAATCTTTGTTTGATCAAGCTGCAGGGATGTTCTCTTCGCTAAATCGATTTATGAGGGTCATTTCAAGATAG
- the LOC126593838 gene encoding kinesin-like protein KIN-14S isoform X2 yields MEDQTVEMFHENCTDVFPDHYSKPSATSEAVKTLETIASRVDSDVSDKDIATKPVDGDSDLIGESSASNGTEGSPCQRFLPVLQKITDLTTKIQDLKKEHTVLSDQVKLTTNSFPDPSVLNTIQLLSMEHELLKKKYLDESSERKRLYNEVIELKGNIRVFCRCRPLNQTEISSGSGSVVEFESSLDNELQVICSDSSKKQFKFDHVFRPEDNQEAVFAQTKPIVTSVLDGYNVCIFAYGQTGTGKTFTMEGTSENRGVNYRTLEELFRISKDRGGFMRYELCVSMLEVYNEKIRDLLVDNTNQPTKKLEIKQCADGTLDVPGLVEERVYGFEEMWELLKSGSQARSVGSTSANEQSSRSHCLLRVTVKGENLINGQKTRSQLWLVDLAGSERVGRIDVEGERLKESQFINKSLSALGDVISSLASKTAHIPYRNSKLTHMLQSSLGGDCKTLMFVQISPSASDLGETLCSLNFASRVRGIESGPARKQADLTELLKYKQMAEKAKHDEKETKKLQDCIQSLQLRLASREHICRNLQEKNRDLENQLAEERKTRLKQETRAFAAVSHQSSASSFRKQGAQKTAAEKKPPLAPPRSRLPLRRISNFMPPSSALPPKKTISRTPVPSSVDGKENISTTALAGRNQKNQILPRRISIAVRPPPATTQQVLQPKRRVSIATYRPDPNSHMTTPLHTSASLFNSGRLSFARDPRKSRYSRLFSPMPELKSEAETTPTTMRRSSKFMGSPPTLAGSVRAARHPAAVALQRKPVIWSPLKLRGMKNRRPSLLLPLRGSNDMR; encoded by the exons ATGGAAg ATCAAACGGTGGAAATGTTCCATGAAAACTGCACCGACGTCTTTCCAGATCACTACTCCAAGCCTTCCGCAACCTCCGAAGCag TTAAAACCCTAGAGACGATTGCAAGCCGGGTGGACAGTGATGTGAGCGACAAAG ATATTGCTACCAAACCCGTCGACGGAGATTCTGATTTGATTGGTGAGAGTAGCGCGTCGAACGGAACAGAAGGTTCTCCATGTCAAAGGTTCCTTCCAGTTTTGCAGAAGATCACTGATTTGACAACCAAAATTCAG GATTTGAAGAAAGAACATACTGTCTTGTCTGATCAAGTCAAGCTCACAACGAATTCCTTTCCGGACCCTTCAGTTCTAAACACCATTCAGCTACTAA GTATGGAACATGAACTTTTAAAGAAGAAGTACCTAGATGAGTCGTCCGAGCGAAAGAGACTTTACAATGAAGTGATTGAGCTTAAAGGCAACATCCGAGTTTTCTGCAGATGTAGACCTTTGAATCAAACTGAAATTTCAAGCGGATCTGGTTCTGTTGTTGAATTCGAATCCTCCCTAGATAACGAGCTGCAGGTCATTTGTTCTGATTCCTCGAAAAAGCAGTTCAAGTTTGACCATGTCTTCAGACCTGAGGACAACCAAG AGGCTGTTTTTGCTCAAACGAAGCCTATTGTGACTTCGGTGTTGGATGGGTATAATGTCTGCATTTTTGCCTATGGACAAACTGGAACTGGCAAGACCTTTACGATGGAGGGTACTTCTGAAAACAGAGGTGTTAACTACAGGACTCTGGAGGAGTTGTTTCGGATTTCAAAAGACAGAGGTGGCTTTATGAGATATGAGTTATGTGTTAGTATGCTGGAGGTTTATAATGAGAAGATTAGGGACCTCTTGGTGGATAACACTAATCAACCCACAAAGAA GTTGGAAATAAAGCAATGTGCAGACGGAACCTTAGATGTTCCAGGACTTGTTGAAGAGCGTGTTTATGGCTTTGAAGAGATGTGGGAACTGCTAAAGTCTGGAAGCCAAGCAAGGTCTGTTGGATCTACCAGTGCTAACGAGCAGAGCAGCCGCTCTCACTG CTTGTTACGGGTGACGGTGAAGGGGGAGAACTTGATAAATGGGCAAAAGACAAGGAGTCAACTGTGGCTCGTAGACTTGGCTGGCAGTGAACGTGTGGGGAGGATTGATGTTGAAGGTGAAAGACTGAAGGAATCTCAGTTTATAAATAAATCTCTCTCGGCCCTTGGCGATGTTATCTCATCCCTTGCATCCAAGACAGCCCACATTCCTTACag gaATTCGAAGCTTACTCATATGCTGCAGAGTTCTTTAG GGGGAGATTGCAAAACCTTGATGTTTGTCCAAATCAGCCCAAGTGCCTCAGATCTTGGGGAGACACTGTGTTCATTGAACTTTGCCAGCCGGGTGCGGGGAATAGAGAGTGGACCTGCTCGCAAACAAGCAGACCTCACTGAGCTGTTGAAGTACAAACAAATG GCTGAAAAGGCTAAACATGACgagaaagaaacaaagaaactaCAGGATTGCATACAGTCTCTGCAGTTGAGGCTTGCTTCAAGGGAACACATTTGCAGAAATCTACAAGAAAAG aaTCGGGACCTTGAGAACCAGTTGGCTGAGGAAAGGAAGACCAGACTGAAACAGGAGACTAGAGCTTTCGCAGCGGTTTCTCATCAGTCTTCAGCATCATCATTCCGGAAACAAGGAGCTCAGAAGACTGCTGCAGAGAAGAAACCGCCATTGGCTCCTCCAAGATCAAGGCTACCTTTGCGAAGAATTTCCAACTTCATGCCCCCATCATCTGCTTTACCGCCCAAAAAAACCATCTCTAGAACTCCCGTCCCATCTTCAGTTGACGGAAAAGAAAACATCTCCACAACAGCACTAGCAGGAAGAAACCAGAAAAACCAAATTTTACCGAGAAGAATCTCCATTGCTGTCAGACCTCCACCCGCAACAACACAACAGGTTCTCCAGCCTAAGAGACGAGTCTCTATTGCTACATATCGCCCTGACCCGAACTCTCACATGACAACACCCCTCCACACCTCTGCCTCTCTATTTAACAGTGGCAGACTGTCGTTTGCAAGGGATCCACGAAAGTCACGGTATTCGAGGCTGTTCTCTCCGATGCCTGAATTGAAGTCGGAAGCAGAGACAACGCCAACCACAATGAGGAGAAGCAGCAAGTTCATGGGTAGTCCCCCGACACTGGCTGGTTCAGTCAGGGCAGCGAGGCATCCGGCAGCAGTTGCATTACAACGGAAACCAGTGATTTGGAGTCCACTCAAGCTGAGAGGCATGAAAAACAGAAGGCCATCACTGTTACTGCCTCTCCGAGGTTCAAATGACATGCGGTGA
- the LOC126593838 gene encoding kinesin-like protein KIN-14S isoform X1, giving the protein MEDQTVEMFHENCTDVFPDHYSKPSATSEAVKTLETIASRVDSDVSDKDCTPDIATKPVDGDSDLIGESSASNGTEGSPCQRFLPVLQKITDLTTKIQDLKKEHTVLSDQVKLTTNSFPDPSVLNTIQLLSMEHELLKKKYLDESSERKRLYNEVIELKGNIRVFCRCRPLNQTEISSGSGSVVEFESSLDNELQVICSDSSKKQFKFDHVFRPEDNQEAVFAQTKPIVTSVLDGYNVCIFAYGQTGTGKTFTMEGTSENRGVNYRTLEELFRISKDRGGFMRYELCVSMLEVYNEKIRDLLVDNTNQPTKKLEIKQCADGTLDVPGLVEERVYGFEEMWELLKSGSQARSVGSTSANEQSSRSHCLLRVTVKGENLINGQKTRSQLWLVDLAGSERVGRIDVEGERLKESQFINKSLSALGDVISSLASKTAHIPYRNSKLTHMLQSSLGGDCKTLMFVQISPSASDLGETLCSLNFASRVRGIESGPARKQADLTELLKYKQMAEKAKHDEKETKKLQDCIQSLQLRLASREHICRNLQEKNRDLENQLAEERKTRLKQETRAFAAVSHQSSASSFRKQGAQKTAAEKKPPLAPPRSRLPLRRISNFMPPSSALPPKKTISRTPVPSSVDGKENISTTALAGRNQKNQILPRRISIAVRPPPATTQQVLQPKRRVSIATYRPDPNSHMTTPLHTSASLFNSGRLSFARDPRKSRYSRLFSPMPELKSEAETTPTTMRRSSKFMGSPPTLAGSVRAARHPAAVALQRKPVIWSPLKLRGMKNRRPSLLLPLRGSNDMR; this is encoded by the exons ATGGAAg ATCAAACGGTGGAAATGTTCCATGAAAACTGCACCGACGTCTTTCCAGATCACTACTCCAAGCCTTCCGCAACCTCCGAAGCag TTAAAACCCTAGAGACGATTGCAAGCCGGGTGGACAGTGATGTGAGCGACAAAG ACTGTACTCCAGATATTGCTACCAAACCCGTCGACGGAGATTCTGATTTGATTGGTGAGAGTAGCGCGTCGAACGGAACAGAAGGTTCTCCATGTCAAAGGTTCCTTCCAGTTTTGCAGAAGATCACTGATTTGACAACCAAAATTCAG GATTTGAAGAAAGAACATACTGTCTTGTCTGATCAAGTCAAGCTCACAACGAATTCCTTTCCGGACCCTTCAGTTCTAAACACCATTCAGCTACTAA GTATGGAACATGAACTTTTAAAGAAGAAGTACCTAGATGAGTCGTCCGAGCGAAAGAGACTTTACAATGAAGTGATTGAGCTTAAAGGCAACATCCGAGTTTTCTGCAGATGTAGACCTTTGAATCAAACTGAAATTTCAAGCGGATCTGGTTCTGTTGTTGAATTCGAATCCTCCCTAGATAACGAGCTGCAGGTCATTTGTTCTGATTCCTCGAAAAAGCAGTTCAAGTTTGACCATGTCTTCAGACCTGAGGACAACCAAG AGGCTGTTTTTGCTCAAACGAAGCCTATTGTGACTTCGGTGTTGGATGGGTATAATGTCTGCATTTTTGCCTATGGACAAACTGGAACTGGCAAGACCTTTACGATGGAGGGTACTTCTGAAAACAGAGGTGTTAACTACAGGACTCTGGAGGAGTTGTTTCGGATTTCAAAAGACAGAGGTGGCTTTATGAGATATGAGTTATGTGTTAGTATGCTGGAGGTTTATAATGAGAAGATTAGGGACCTCTTGGTGGATAACACTAATCAACCCACAAAGAA GTTGGAAATAAAGCAATGTGCAGACGGAACCTTAGATGTTCCAGGACTTGTTGAAGAGCGTGTTTATGGCTTTGAAGAGATGTGGGAACTGCTAAAGTCTGGAAGCCAAGCAAGGTCTGTTGGATCTACCAGTGCTAACGAGCAGAGCAGCCGCTCTCACTG CTTGTTACGGGTGACGGTGAAGGGGGAGAACTTGATAAATGGGCAAAAGACAAGGAGTCAACTGTGGCTCGTAGACTTGGCTGGCAGTGAACGTGTGGGGAGGATTGATGTTGAAGGTGAAAGACTGAAGGAATCTCAGTTTATAAATAAATCTCTCTCGGCCCTTGGCGATGTTATCTCATCCCTTGCATCCAAGACAGCCCACATTCCTTACag gaATTCGAAGCTTACTCATATGCTGCAGAGTTCTTTAG GGGGAGATTGCAAAACCTTGATGTTTGTCCAAATCAGCCCAAGTGCCTCAGATCTTGGGGAGACACTGTGTTCATTGAACTTTGCCAGCCGGGTGCGGGGAATAGAGAGTGGACCTGCTCGCAAACAAGCAGACCTCACTGAGCTGTTGAAGTACAAACAAATG GCTGAAAAGGCTAAACATGACgagaaagaaacaaagaaactaCAGGATTGCATACAGTCTCTGCAGTTGAGGCTTGCTTCAAGGGAACACATTTGCAGAAATCTACAAGAAAAG aaTCGGGACCTTGAGAACCAGTTGGCTGAGGAAAGGAAGACCAGACTGAAACAGGAGACTAGAGCTTTCGCAGCGGTTTCTCATCAGTCTTCAGCATCATCATTCCGGAAACAAGGAGCTCAGAAGACTGCTGCAGAGAAGAAACCGCCATTGGCTCCTCCAAGATCAAGGCTACCTTTGCGAAGAATTTCCAACTTCATGCCCCCATCATCTGCTTTACCGCCCAAAAAAACCATCTCTAGAACTCCCGTCCCATCTTCAGTTGACGGAAAAGAAAACATCTCCACAACAGCACTAGCAGGAAGAAACCAGAAAAACCAAATTTTACCGAGAAGAATCTCCATTGCTGTCAGACCTCCACCCGCAACAACACAACAGGTTCTCCAGCCTAAGAGACGAGTCTCTATTGCTACATATCGCCCTGACCCGAACTCTCACATGACAACACCCCTCCACACCTCTGCCTCTCTATTTAACAGTGGCAGACTGTCGTTTGCAAGGGATCCACGAAAGTCACGGTATTCGAGGCTGTTCTCTCCGATGCCTGAATTGAAGTCGGAAGCAGAGACAACGCCAACCACAATGAGGAGAAGCAGCAAGTTCATGGGTAGTCCCCCGACACTGGCTGGTTCAGTCAGGGCAGCGAGGCATCCGGCAGCAGTTGCATTACAACGGAAACCAGTGATTTGGAGTCCACTCAAGCTGAGAGGCATGAAAAACAGAAGGCCATCACTGTTACTGCCTCTCCGAGGTTCAAATGACATGCGGTGA
- the LOC126593840 gene encoding probable microtubule-binding protein TANGLED yields the protein MVAKTPPKQRKMVAPLNPLLLRETVKKVDRCMARLQELQYTVSGGAKVISGVSLSPRSTRGYLRTSLRCKQETARIKGSAPRKSPVGKFPAKAGGEWQRMSLPAMLVGETVGEILQASQFAREIIAAVGNKTKKTTSEDPKTPMTQQRKQRQSPENTELRARRKKEKHNKCPSTRSESGSPVLQRARSRINFKVSPPHKREMEKENNRYVANRVSPKNRPWAKKSVLFPNPLFSASNSSQQQKFCRTRSPVIGRNDCNNDRPRIQTPHKFLIKSPPSASKFPSPSKFQIKIKSPPLVSSLSPTKAKKSPKMSTASKLRRSFSPSRLATRLVSPLKSRKSVQNSSDGALLMHGLKQRPTPSVPLGLSARRI from the exons ATGGTTGCAAAAACCCCACCAAAGCAGAGGAAAATGGTAGCCCCTCTCAATCCTCTTCTCCTCAGAGAAACAGTGAAGAAG GTGGATAGATGTATGGCTCGGTTGCAGGAGCTGCAGTACACAGTTTCGGGCGGTGCGAAGGTGATCTCAGGAGTAAGTCTCAGCCCTCGGAGTACTAGAGGTTATCTCAGGACTAGCCTCCGATGCAAACAAGAAACTGCAAG GATTAAAGGCTCAGCCCCTAGAAAATCTCCTGTTGGCAAGTTTCCAGCAAAGGCAGgag GGGAGTGGCAGAGAATGTCCTTGCCGGCAATGCTGGTCGGTGAAACCGTCGGAGAAATTCTACAAGCAAGCCAATTTGCAAGAGAAATAATAGCAGCAGTTggcaacaaaacaaagaaaaccacTTCAGAAGACCCCAAAACCCCAATGACACAACAAAGGAAACAAAGGCAGAGCCCTGAAAACACAGAGCTCAGGGccaggagaaagaaggagaagcACAACAAGTGTCCGTCCACTCGATCAGAATCCGGTTCCCCGGTACTGCAACGGGCTCGTTCCCGGATCAATTTCAAGGTCTCACCTCCACacaagagagaaatggagaaagAAAACAACAGATACGTGGCAAACAGAGTATCTCCGAAAAATAGGCCATGGGCTAAAAAAAGTGTCTTGTTTCCCAACCCTTTGTTTTCGGCTTCAAATTCTTCTCAGCAGCAGAAGTTCTGCAGAACAAGATCACCGGTCATTGGCAGAAACGATTGTAACAATGATAGGCCAAGGATTCAGACTCCGCACAAGTTCTTGATCAAGTCCCCGCCTTCTGCTTCGAAGTTTCCTTCACCTTCCAAGTTTCAGATCAAGATCAAGAGCCCTCCATTGGTTTCTTCTCTGTCTCCAACGAAAGCCAAGAAGTCACCGAAGATGTCAACTGCTTCAAAACTTCGCAGGTCATTTTCGCCGTCAAGATTGGCAACTAGGTTGGTGTCACCATTGAAGAGCAGAAAGAGTGTGCAGAATAGTAGTGATGGAGCACTATTAATGCATGGTTTGAAACAGCGTCCGACTCCCTCAGTGCCATTGGGACTTTCAGCTCGGAGAATTTGA
- the LOC126593839 gene encoding mitogen-activated protein kinase kinase kinase NPK1-like isoform X1: MQDIFGSVRRSLVFRTASDNEDSPGGTLVDKINSCIRKSRVFSKPSPPLPSPAMAKENAPPIRWRKGELIGCGAFGRVYMGMNLDSGELLAVKQVLIAANGASKEKAQAHIKELEEEVKLLKNLSHPNIVRYLGTVREDDTLNILLEFVPGGSISSLLGKFGSFPEAVIQTYTKQLLLGLEYLHKNGIMHRDIKGANILVDNKGCIKLADFGASKQVVELATISGAKSMKGTPYWMAPEVILQTGHSFSADIWSVGCTVIEMATGKPPWSQQYQEVAALFHIGTTKSHPPIPEHLSFEAKDFLLKCLQKEPHLRSVASELLQHPFVTGQNMESDPVFRTSVMEDSELQSPSYSPNLHTFEMSTCPDSDDMCNLGSLQHSTIHPNKLLESRAIWGRNSNDDDMCQIDDKEDTMVGELKLSSSLMPDNIKSFNPMCEPTDDELVCKFVGSLETKQNGMDLGLDINHQTDFPAGNSGTIGEGEKDFSFPCGTSLAEEDDILTESKITAFLDEKALELKKLQTPLFEEFYNSLNVICSPNFVDNLPDEPTPRYLKLPPKSRSPSRGVADALSTGSPGSNGRRVSNIGNANVQTAHDMPSPPCSQQEPGSPSMSSSERERKWKEELDLELARKREMMRQAGVGGKTLSPKDRGLNRQRERTRFASPGK, translated from the exons ATGCAAGACATTTTCGGATCAGTTCGCCGATCACTGGTGTTCCGCACAGCATCGGACAATGAAGACTCCCCAGGAGGAACCCTAGTCGACAAGATCAATTCCTGCATTCGGAAATCCAGAGTCTTCTCGAAGCCCTCTCCGCCGCTTCCGTCGCCGGCAATGGCAAAGGAAAACGCACCTCCGATCCGGTGGCGGAAGGGCGAGTTGATCGGCTGCGGTGCCTTTGGGCGTGTTTACATGGGCATGAATCTTGATTCCGGAGAGCTTCTTGCGGTGAAACAG GTTCTGATTGCGGCAAATGGCGCTTCAAAGGAGAAAGCACAG GCTCACATCAAGGAGCTTGAGGAAGAAGTAAAGCTTCTGAAGAATCTGTCTCATCCAAACATTGTA AGATATTTAGGTACGGTGAGGGAGGACGATACCTTGAATATTCTGTTGGAATTTGTCCCTGGTGGATCCATATCATCACTTTTGGGGAAATTTGGATCTTTCCCTGAGGCA GTAATACAAACGTATACCAAGCAGTTGCTATTGGGACTAGAATATTTACACAAAAATGGAATCATGCACAGGGACATTAAG GGAGCAAATATCCTTGTTGATAATAAAGGATGCATCAAACTTGCAGATTTTGGGGCATCCAAACAGGTCGTCGAGCTG GCAACCATTTCTGGTGCTAAGTCTATGAAGGGTACACCATACTGGATGGCTCCTGAAGTTATTCTCCAGACCGGTCATAGCTT CTCTGCTGACATATGGAGTGTTGGATGTACTGTGATTGAGATGGCCACTGGAAAGCCTCCTTGGAGCCAACAGTACCAAGAG GTTGCTGCTCTCTTTCATATAGGGACAACAAAGTCTCATCCACCAATCCCTGAGCATCTATCCTTTGAGGCGAAAGATTTTTTGCTAAAATGTCTGCAAAA GGAACCACATTTGAGGTCAGTTGCATCTGAGTTGCTTCAG CATCCATTCGTAACTGGGCAGAATATGGAATCAGATCCTGTTTTTCGTACTTCTGTCATG GAAGATTCAGAACTCCAATCTCCATCATATTCTCCAAACCTGCACACCTT CGAGATGTCAACTTGCCCAGATTCGGATGATATGTGTAATTTGGGCAGTTTGCAACACTCAACTATACATCCTAACAAGTTGCTGGAAAGTAGAGCCATTTGGGGAAGAAACAGCAATGATGATGATATGTGTCAGATTGATGACAAAGAAGATACTATGGTGGGAGAATTAAAGCTCAGTTCTTCTTTGATGCCTGACAACATCAAG AGCTTTAACCCAATGTGTGAACCCACTGATGATGAGTTGGTGTGCAAGTTTGTTGGAAGTTTAGAAACCAAACAAAATGGAATGGATCTGGGTCTGGATATCAATCACCAAACTGATTTTCCTGCCGGCAACTCTGGAACAATTGGAGAGGGAGAAAAAGATTTTTCATTTCCTTGTGGAACATCACTTGCGGAGGAAGACGATATACTTACTGAATCAAAAATCACAGCTTTTCTGGATGAGAAG GCCCTAGAACTTAAAAAGCTGCAAACACCATTATTTGAAGAGTTCTACAACAGCTTGAATGTAATTTGCTCTCCAAATTTTGTGGATAACTTGCCTGATGAACCCACCCCAAGGTACTTGAAATTGCCTCCCAAAAGTAGATCACCCAGTCGGGGGGTAGCTGATGCTCTTAGTACTGGAAGCCCTGGTAGTAATGGCAGGCGGGTTTCAAATATTGGTAATGCAAATGTTCAAACTGCACACGACATGCCATCACCTCCATGCAGTCAGCAAGAGCCAGGCAGTCCAAG TATGAGCTCctctgagagagagaggaagtggAAAGAAGAGCTTGATCTAGAGCTTGCGAGAAAGCGAG AGATGATGCGCCAAGCAGGTGTAGGAGGGAAAACATTATCTCCAAAGGATCGAGGTTTAAATCGGCAGAGAGAGCGAACTAGGTTTGCATCTCCAGGCAAATGA
- the LOC126593839 gene encoding mitogen-activated protein kinase kinase kinase NPK1-like isoform X2 — MQDIFGSVRRSLVFRTASDNEDSPGGTLVDKINSCIRKSRVFSKPSPPLPSPAMAKENAPPIRWRKGELIGCGAFGRVYMGMNLDSGELLAVKQVLIAANGASKEKAQAHIKELEEEVKLLKNLSHPNIVRYLGTVREDDTLNILLEFVPGGSISSLLGKFGSFPEAVIQTYTKQLLLGLEYLHKNGIMHRDIKGANILVDNKGCIKLADFGASKQVVELATISGAKSMKGTPYWMAPEVILQTGHSFSADIWSVGCTVIEMATGKPPWSQQYQEVAALFHIGTTKSHPPIPEHLSFEAKDFLLKCLQKEPHLRSVASELLQEDSELQSPSYSPNLHTFEMSTCPDSDDMCNLGSLQHSTIHPNKLLESRAIWGRNSNDDDMCQIDDKEDTMVGELKLSSSLMPDNIKSFNPMCEPTDDELVCKFVGSLETKQNGMDLGLDINHQTDFPAGNSGTIGEGEKDFSFPCGTSLAEEDDILTESKITAFLDEKALELKKLQTPLFEEFYNSLNVICSPNFVDNLPDEPTPRYLKLPPKSRSPSRGVADALSTGSPGSNGRRVSNIGNANVQTAHDMPSPPCSQQEPGSPSMSSSERERKWKEELDLELARKREMMRQAGVGGKTLSPKDRGLNRQRERTRFASPGK; from the exons ATGCAAGACATTTTCGGATCAGTTCGCCGATCACTGGTGTTCCGCACAGCATCGGACAATGAAGACTCCCCAGGAGGAACCCTAGTCGACAAGATCAATTCCTGCATTCGGAAATCCAGAGTCTTCTCGAAGCCCTCTCCGCCGCTTCCGTCGCCGGCAATGGCAAAGGAAAACGCACCTCCGATCCGGTGGCGGAAGGGCGAGTTGATCGGCTGCGGTGCCTTTGGGCGTGTTTACATGGGCATGAATCTTGATTCCGGAGAGCTTCTTGCGGTGAAACAG GTTCTGATTGCGGCAAATGGCGCTTCAAAGGAGAAAGCACAG GCTCACATCAAGGAGCTTGAGGAAGAAGTAAAGCTTCTGAAGAATCTGTCTCATCCAAACATTGTA AGATATTTAGGTACGGTGAGGGAGGACGATACCTTGAATATTCTGTTGGAATTTGTCCCTGGTGGATCCATATCATCACTTTTGGGGAAATTTGGATCTTTCCCTGAGGCA GTAATACAAACGTATACCAAGCAGTTGCTATTGGGACTAGAATATTTACACAAAAATGGAATCATGCACAGGGACATTAAG GGAGCAAATATCCTTGTTGATAATAAAGGATGCATCAAACTTGCAGATTTTGGGGCATCCAAACAGGTCGTCGAGCTG GCAACCATTTCTGGTGCTAAGTCTATGAAGGGTACACCATACTGGATGGCTCCTGAAGTTATTCTCCAGACCGGTCATAGCTT CTCTGCTGACATATGGAGTGTTGGATGTACTGTGATTGAGATGGCCACTGGAAAGCCTCCTTGGAGCCAACAGTACCAAGAG GTTGCTGCTCTCTTTCATATAGGGACAACAAAGTCTCATCCACCAATCCCTGAGCATCTATCCTTTGAGGCGAAAGATTTTTTGCTAAAATGTCTGCAAAA GGAACCACATTTGAGGTCAGTTGCATCTGAGTTGCTTCAG GAAGATTCAGAACTCCAATCTCCATCATATTCTCCAAACCTGCACACCTT CGAGATGTCAACTTGCCCAGATTCGGATGATATGTGTAATTTGGGCAGTTTGCAACACTCAACTATACATCCTAACAAGTTGCTGGAAAGTAGAGCCATTTGGGGAAGAAACAGCAATGATGATGATATGTGTCAGATTGATGACAAAGAAGATACTATGGTGGGAGAATTAAAGCTCAGTTCTTCTTTGATGCCTGACAACATCAAG AGCTTTAACCCAATGTGTGAACCCACTGATGATGAGTTGGTGTGCAAGTTTGTTGGAAGTTTAGAAACCAAACAAAATGGAATGGATCTGGGTCTGGATATCAATCACCAAACTGATTTTCCTGCCGGCAACTCTGGAACAATTGGAGAGGGAGAAAAAGATTTTTCATTTCCTTGTGGAACATCACTTGCGGAGGAAGACGATATACTTACTGAATCAAAAATCACAGCTTTTCTGGATGAGAAG GCCCTAGAACTTAAAAAGCTGCAAACACCATTATTTGAAGAGTTCTACAACAGCTTGAATGTAATTTGCTCTCCAAATTTTGTGGATAACTTGCCTGATGAACCCACCCCAAGGTACTTGAAATTGCCTCCCAAAAGTAGATCACCCAGTCGGGGGGTAGCTGATGCTCTTAGTACTGGAAGCCCTGGTAGTAATGGCAGGCGGGTTTCAAATATTGGTAATGCAAATGTTCAAACTGCACACGACATGCCATCACCTCCATGCAGTCAGCAAGAGCCAGGCAGTCCAAG TATGAGCTCctctgagagagagaggaagtggAAAGAAGAGCTTGATCTAGAGCTTGCGAGAAAGCGAG AGATGATGCGCCAAGCAGGTGTAGGAGGGAAAACATTATCTCCAAAGGATCGAGGTTTAAATCGGCAGAGAGAGCGAACTAGGTTTGCATCTCCAGGCAAATGA